In Mycolicibacterium mucogenicum DSM 44124, the following are encoded in one genomic region:
- a CDS encoding ABC transporter permease translates to MGAFALVELQKLRYDRTELVTRTIQPALWLLIFGQTFSRLHVIDTGSVPYLSFLAPGIIAQSALFISIFYGIQIVWDRDAGILAKLMVTPSPASALITGKAFAAGVRSIAQVIGVLVIALLMGIHLSFNPLHIVAAMAVVMLGSAFFSCLSMTLAGLVRNRDRLMGIGQAITMPLFFASNALYPVDIMPGWLRALSTVNPLSYEVNALRSLLLGTPGHTLLDIAVLAVAAVLGIAAASALLRRLVR, encoded by the coding sequence ATGGGCGCCTTCGCACTGGTCGAATTGCAGAAGCTGCGCTACGACCGCACCGAGTTGGTCACCCGGACGATCCAGCCCGCCCTCTGGCTGCTGATCTTCGGCCAGACCTTCTCCCGGCTGCATGTCATCGACACCGGCAGCGTGCCGTACCTGTCGTTCCTGGCGCCGGGCATCATCGCCCAGTCGGCGCTGTTCATCTCGATCTTCTACGGCATCCAGATCGTCTGGGACCGCGACGCCGGCATCCTCGCCAAGCTGATGGTGACCCCGTCGCCGGCGTCGGCGCTGATCACCGGCAAGGCGTTCGCGGCGGGCGTCCGATCGATAGCCCAGGTGATCGGGGTGCTGGTGATCGCCCTGCTGATGGGCATCCACCTCAGCTTCAACCCGCTGCACATCGTGGCCGCCATGGCGGTGGTGATGCTCGGGTCGGCGTTCTTCTCTTGCCTGTCAATGACTTTGGCGGGGCTGGTGCGCAACCGCGACCGCCTGATGGGCATCGGCCAGGCCATCACCATGCCGCTGTTCTTCGCCTCCAACGCGCTGTACCCGGTGGACATCATGCCGGGCTGGCTGCGCGCGCTGTCCACCGTGAATCCGTTGTCCTACGAAGTGAACGCGCTGCGCTCACTACTACTCGGCACACCCGGCCACACCCTGCTGGACATCGCGGTCCTGGCCGTCGCGGCAGTCCTGGGCATCGCCGCGGCGTCGGCCCTGCTGCGCCGCCTGGTCCGCTGA
- a CDS encoding nicotinamidase — protein sequence MRALIVVDVQNDFCEGGSLAVSGGGEVARAITGLLARREYDHVVATADHHIDPGAHFSDQPDYVTSWPPHCVAGTPGEQFHPELDVSTVEAVFRKGRYTAAYSGFEGEDGTGTALADWLRTRGVDEVDVVGIATDYCVKATAADAATAGFRTRVLLDYTAGVSADGTANAVAALKDSGVTVV from the coding sequence ATGCGGGCGTTGATCGTCGTCGACGTGCAGAACGACTTCTGCGAAGGGGGTTCCCTCGCGGTGTCCGGCGGCGGCGAGGTGGCCCGCGCGATCACCGGCCTGCTGGCCCGCCGCGAGTACGACCACGTCGTGGCCACGGCCGACCATCACATCGACCCGGGCGCGCATTTCTCCGACCAACCCGACTACGTGACGTCATGGCCGCCGCACTGCGTCGCCGGGACACCGGGCGAGCAGTTCCACCCCGAGCTCGACGTGTCCACGGTCGAGGCGGTGTTCCGTAAAGGCCGGTACACCGCGGCGTACAGCGGGTTCGAAGGCGAGGACGGCACCGGCACCGCGCTGGCGGACTGGCTGCGCACCCGCGGCGTCGACGAGGTCGACGTGGTCGGCATCGCCACCGACTACTGCGTCAAGGCGACGGCAGCCGATGCCGCCACGGCCGGGTTCCGCACCCGCGTCCTGCTCGACTACACCGCCGGGGTTTCGGCCGATGGCACCGCGAATGCCGTTGCCGCCCTGAAGGATTCCGGCGTGACGGTGGTCTAG
- a CDS encoding enoyl-CoA hydratase/isomerase family protein gives MFPEYRTLLTRFDGGVVTLTLNRPERRNAFGDGMREELADAYTRSNEADDVRAIVLTGAPPAFCAGADLGAGDETFAAPGPEFSAAGIPVPAWSLSKPVIAAVNGHAIGLGLTLALQCDIGIFAADARYGVVQVRRGVVGDAYSHWVLPRLVGIARAAEILLTGTTFDGHRAAELGIASRVLPADEVLPAALAVAHDIADNTAPMSVAASKRLLWDSFDLSRDEVGQRETEIHLAVMAHDDAKEGVRALQAGRLPRWSGRPVDPTA, from the coding sequence GTGTTCCCCGAATACCGCACGCTGCTGACCAGGTTCGACGGCGGTGTGGTGACGCTGACGCTGAACCGGCCCGAGCGGCGCAATGCGTTTGGTGACGGGATGCGGGAAGAGCTCGCCGACGCCTACACCCGCAGCAACGAGGCCGACGACGTGCGGGCCATCGTGTTGACCGGGGCGCCACCGGCGTTCTGCGCCGGGGCCGACCTGGGCGCGGGCGACGAGACCTTCGCGGCGCCGGGCCCGGAGTTCAGTGCGGCCGGCATCCCGGTTCCCGCGTGGTCGTTGAGCAAGCCGGTGATCGCGGCGGTCAACGGGCACGCGATCGGCCTGGGGCTCACCTTGGCGCTGCAGTGCGATATCGGGATTTTCGCCGCCGACGCCCGCTACGGCGTCGTGCAGGTGCGCCGCGGGGTGGTCGGGGACGCCTACTCGCACTGGGTGTTGCCGCGGCTGGTCGGCATCGCCCGGGCTGCGGAAATCCTTTTGACCGGAACAACTTTCGATGGACACCGCGCGGCGGAGCTCGGTATCGCGAGCCGTGTGTTGCCCGCTGACGAGGTGCTGCCGGCCGCGCTGGCGGTGGCCCATGACATCGCGGACAACACCGCACCGATGTCGGTGGCGGCCAGCAAGCGGCTGCTCTGGGATTCGTTCGACCTGTCGCGCGACGAGGTGGGGCAGCGGGAGACGGAGATCCATCTCGCGGTGATGGCGCACGACGACGCCAAGGAGGGTGTGCGGGCGCTGCAGGCCGGGCGGCTGCCGCGGTGGTCGGGCCGGCCGGTGGATCCGACCGCCTAG
- a CDS encoding maltokinase N-terminal cap-like domain-containing protein — protein sequence MDPQLTEYLTQQRWYAGRNRELTGAEPALVVALRDDVDLVLLDVSYDDGPGERYQLVLRQGEGEVGDALGDPEVANLLLGLIADSATIGPVSFAAEPDAELPAGETARVMGAEQSNTSVVFDEAAILKLFRRVTSGVNPDIELTRVLGRAGSPHVAPLLGTMSLDGGPETALGMLARFADNAAEGWDMAVASTRDLYAEGDLYANEVGGDFAGESERLGQAVAAVHATLADELGTATALFPVAIMLERLEAVAASVPQVREYAAAIESRYRALEGQPITVQRIHGDLHLGQVLRTPETWLLIDFEGEPGQSLDQRRAPDSPLRDVAGMLRSYQYAAFQRLTEGGGNEQRRKQLAARAREWADRNRAAFCDGYAEGGGTDADAELLAAYELDKAVYEAGYEARHRPHWLDLPLGAIANIVGG from the coding sequence ATGGATCCACAATTGACCGAATACCTGACCCAGCAGCGCTGGTACGCCGGCCGCAACCGGGAGTTGACCGGCGCCGAACCGGCGCTGGTCGTGGCACTGCGCGACGACGTCGACCTGGTGCTGCTCGACGTCAGCTACGACGACGGCCCCGGCGAGCGGTACCAGCTGGTGCTGCGCCAGGGCGAAGGCGAGGTCGGTGACGCCCTGGGCGACCCGGAAGTCGCGAACCTGCTGCTCGGCCTGATCGCCGACTCGGCGACGATCGGTCCGGTCTCCTTCGCCGCGGAGCCCGACGCCGAGCTGCCCGCGGGCGAGACGGCGCGAGTGATGGGTGCCGAACAGAGCAACACCAGCGTCGTGTTCGACGAAGCCGCCATCCTCAAGCTGTTCCGCCGCGTCACGTCGGGCGTGAATCCCGACATCGAGCTCACGCGGGTGCTCGGCCGGGCCGGTAGCCCGCATGTGGCGCCGCTGCTGGGGACGATGTCGCTGGATGGTGGCCCGGAGACGGCGCTGGGCATGCTGGCCCGTTTCGCCGACAACGCCGCCGAGGGCTGGGACATGGCCGTCGCCAGCACGCGTGACCTGTACGCCGAAGGTGACCTGTACGCCAATGAGGTGGGCGGCGACTTCGCCGGGGAGTCCGAGCGGCTGGGCCAGGCTGTCGCCGCGGTGCATGCCACGCTCGCCGACGAGCTCGGCACGGCCACGGCGCTGTTCCCGGTGGCGATCATGCTGGAGCGGCTGGAAGCGGTGGCCGCGTCGGTGCCGCAGGTGCGCGAGTACGCCGCGGCCATCGAGAGTCGCTACCGCGCGCTCGAGGGACAGCCGATCACGGTGCAGCGGATTCACGGCGACCTGCATCTGGGCCAGGTGCTGCGCACCCCCGAGACCTGGCTGCTGATCGACTTCGAAGGCGAACCCGGGCAGTCACTCGATCAGCGCCGCGCACCCGACTCGCCGCTGCGGGACGTCGCGGGAATGCTGCGGTCCTACCAGTACGCGGCCTTCCAGCGGCTGACCGAGGGCGGCGGCAACGAACAGCGTCGCAAGCAGCTCGCCGCACGCGCGCGGGAATGGGCCGACCGCAACCGGGCGGCGTTCTGCGATGGCTATGCCGAGGGCGGCGGTACCGACGCCGACGCGGAACTGCTCGCCGCCTACGAACTCGACAAGGCGGTATACGAAGCCGGGTACGAGGCCCGGCACCGGCCGCACTGGCTCGACCTGCCGCTGGGGGCGATCGCCAACATCGTCGGTGGTTAG
- a CDS encoding cellulase family glycosylhydrolase yields the protein MRKVLKIAAAVFTVAAVSAAATETLANSPATIPFIPTGISQSASSVGFADSDVYGMNADDINHTFDLMSATGVRTVRIIIPWAGIEGTQGSFNWGQVDTVVGAANARHMSVVGAIVATPAWAVAPGALPISSPPASAAVYGDFAGAVAAHYRGRVDAYEIWNEPNAVMSWTSGPQGPEPAVYADMLKASYPKIKAADRGAVVIGGVVGAVVSFGSLTLDPVTFVQRMYGAGAAGSFDALSFHPYHYNLKFSAGAGVPNSPLSQTEGIHAAMAANGDGGKKIWATEYGEPNSAVDEATQADYIRDFLAKWRTLPYAGPSYIYTTRDRVTGSSNPEESIGVYRSDWTPKPAQAAVKAMA from the coding sequence TTGCGCAAGGTCCTCAAGATCGCTGCAGCAGTCTTCACCGTCGCGGCAGTTTCCGCCGCCGCCACCGAAACCTTGGCCAATTCCCCCGCCACAATTCCGTTCATCCCGACGGGCATCAGCCAGTCGGCCAGCAGCGTCGGCTTCGCCGACTCCGACGTCTACGGCATGAACGCCGACGACATCAACCACACCTTCGACCTGATGTCGGCGACGGGCGTGCGCACCGTCCGCATCATCATCCCGTGGGCCGGCATCGAGGGCACCCAGGGCAGCTTCAACTGGGGCCAGGTCGACACCGTCGTCGGGGCGGCCAACGCTCGCCACATGTCGGTGGTCGGCGCCATCGTCGCGACGCCGGCCTGGGCCGTGGCCCCCGGCGCCCTCCCGATCAGCAGCCCGCCGGCCTCGGCCGCGGTGTATGGCGATTTCGCCGGCGCGGTCGCCGCGCACTACCGGGGCCGCGTCGACGCCTACGAGATCTGGAACGAGCCCAACGCCGTGATGTCGTGGACCTCCGGCCCGCAGGGCCCGGAGCCCGCCGTCTACGCCGACATGCTCAAGGCCTCGTACCCGAAGATCAAGGCCGCCGACCGCGGCGCCGTCGTCATCGGCGGTGTGGTCGGCGCGGTCGTGTCGTTCGGCTCGCTGACCCTGGACCCCGTCACCTTCGTCCAGCGCATGTACGGCGCCGGAGCGGCCGGGTCGTTCGACGCGCTGTCGTTCCACCCGTACCACTACAACCTGAAGTTCTCGGCCGGCGCCGGCGTGCCCAACTCGCCGCTGAGCCAGACCGAAGGCATTCACGCAGCCATGGCCGCCAACGGTGACGGCGGCAAGAAGATCTGGGCCACCGAGTACGGCGAGCCCAACTCGGCCGTCGACGAGGCCACCCAGGCCGACTACATCCGCGACTTCCTGGCCAAGTGGCGCACCCTGCCCTACGCCGGCCCGTCGTACATCTACACCACGCGCGACCGCGTCACCGGCAGCTCGAACCCCGAGGAATCCATCGGCGTCTACCGCTCCGACTGGACCCCGAAGCCGGCTCAGGCGGCCGTCAAGGCCATGGCCTAA
- a CDS encoding MarR family winged helix-turn-helix transcriptional regulator, translating to MPTHTAPTSDLSTDLFHTVGRFRRQLRRTAGGSFAGVTQSQAELLRLVGRRPGISVREAAQELGLAANTASTLVSKLAADELLVRTVDPDDRRIGRLRLTEPAQQLADQTRASRRAALDVVLKQLSTDQIDDLTKGLTVLAEMTRMLQEGQP from the coding sequence GTGCCCACACACACCGCCCCGACCTCGGACCTCAGCACCGACCTGTTCCATACCGTCGGCAGGTTCCGCCGGCAGCTGCGCCGCACCGCCGGGGGGAGCTTCGCGGGCGTCACCCAATCGCAAGCCGAACTGCTCAGACTCGTCGGCCGCCGGCCCGGCATCTCGGTCCGGGAAGCCGCACAGGAACTCGGCCTGGCCGCCAACACCGCGTCGACCCTGGTCTCCAAGCTGGCCGCGGACGAACTCCTGGTCCGCACCGTCGACCCCGACGATCGCCGCATCGGTCGGCTCCGACTGACCGAACCCGCCCAGCAGCTCGCCGATCAGACCAGGGCCTCGCGCCGGGCGGCCCTCGATGTCGTCCTGAAGCAACTCAGCACCGATCAAATCGACGATCTGACAAAGGGTTTGACCGTCCTGGCCGAGATGACCCGAATGCTCCAGGAGGGCCAACCATGA
- a CDS encoding cytochrome P450: protein MTETVTAELTDRAPAIHLPPATGVPKLLQGVAFATNRRGFVNRMVPRLGPVFTCDAPVFGRAVMVTDPQLAKQLFAANPADVGNIQPNLSRVLGSGSVFALDGSEHRLRRKLLTPPFHGKSIKNYERIFEEETLRAAASWPEGKSFSTLEPMMHITLNAILRAVFGADGHHLDELRRIIPPWVTLGSRLAVLPMPPRTYGRFTPWGRLAEYRRRYDEVVGRLIDTVAADPDLESRDDVLALLLRSTYEDGTAMSRSDIADELLTLLAAGHETTAATMAWVFERISRHPEVLRRLEDEVAAGETDEYRQATILEVQRIRTIIDFAGRHVYAPTFQLGEWVIPRGFSVIVAIDHMHEDAKEFADPERFDPERFLGRRPPLAFLPFGGGTRRCVGAVFAQVEMDVVLRTVLRHFAIQVTSAPGERVFSRGVAYTPKDGGRVTLRRRVTPL, encoded by the coding sequence ATGACCGAAACCGTCACCGCTGAACTCACCGACCGCGCCCCGGCTATCCACCTGCCGCCGGCGACCGGAGTCCCCAAGCTGCTCCAGGGCGTCGCGTTCGCGACCAACCGGCGCGGCTTCGTCAACCGGATGGTGCCGCGACTCGGTCCGGTATTCACCTGTGACGCACCGGTTTTCGGCCGCGCGGTCATGGTGACCGACCCGCAGCTGGCCAAGCAGCTGTTCGCGGCGAACCCGGCCGACGTCGGCAACATCCAGCCGAATCTGTCCCGCGTCCTCGGCAGCGGATCGGTGTTCGCACTCGACGGTTCCGAACACCGGCTGCGCCGTAAGTTGCTGACCCCGCCGTTCCACGGCAAGAGCATCAAGAACTACGAGCGCATCTTCGAAGAGGAGACGCTGCGTGCGGCGGCGTCCTGGCCCGAGGGGAAGTCGTTCTCGACGCTCGAGCCGATGATGCACATCACCCTCAACGCCATCCTGCGCGCGGTGTTCGGCGCCGACGGTCACCACCTCGACGAACTGCGGCGGATCATCCCGCCGTGGGTAACCCTGGGGTCGCGGCTCGCGGTGCTGCCCATGCCGCCGCGCACGTACGGCCGCTTCACACCGTGGGGCCGGCTCGCCGAGTACCGGCGACGGTACGACGAGGTCGTCGGCAGGCTCATCGACACGGTCGCCGCCGATCCCGATCTCGAGAGCCGCGACGACGTGCTGGCGCTGCTGCTGCGCAGCACCTACGAGGACGGAACGGCGATGTCCCGCAGCGACATCGCCGACGAACTGCTGACGCTGCTGGCGGCCGGTCACGAAACCACCGCGGCCACCATGGCGTGGGTCTTCGAACGGATCTCCCGCCACCCCGAGGTGCTGCGCCGCCTCGAGGACGAGGTGGCAGCCGGTGAGACCGACGAGTACCGCCAGGCGACCATCCTGGAGGTACAACGCATCCGCACCATCATCGACTTCGCCGGCCGGCACGTGTACGCGCCGACCTTCCAGCTCGGGGAATGGGTCATTCCGCGGGGTTTCTCGGTGATCGTCGCCATCGACCACATGCACGAGGACGCAAAGGAATTCGCCGATCCGGAGCGGTTCGATCCGGAGCGGTTTCTCGGGCGCCGTCCGCCGCTGGCGTTCCTGCCGTTCGGTGGCGGTACCCGGCGCTGCGTGGGCGCGGTGTTCGCGCAGGTCGAGATGGACGTCGTGCTGCGGACGGTGTTGCGGCACTTCGCTATTCAGGTCACCAGCGCGCCGGGGGAGCGGGTCTTCTCGCGGGGTGTGGCCTACACGCCCAAAGACGGTGGCCGCGTGACCTTACGCCGGCGGGTCACCCCGCTGTAG
- a CDS encoding TetR/AcrR family transcriptional regulator, with product MSEQALEPTRRRLTAKQADTVDRLSRAALELLRREGFAGLTVRRVAADAGVGAATAYTYFSSKEHLVAEVFWRRLASSPPAAHDSDDPATRVTEVLRHIALLVIDEPEFAGAVTNALLGRDPDVEVLRQRIAGDIRARLAAALGPDVDDDVIESLEMLYSGALVRAGMGFTSYDEIAERLEKSARLMLR from the coding sequence GTGTCCGAACAGGCGCTTGAGCCCACCCGGCGCCGGTTGACGGCCAAACAGGCCGATACGGTCGACCGGCTGAGCCGTGCCGCGCTCGAGCTGTTGCGCCGCGAAGGCTTCGCGGGACTGACGGTCCGCCGGGTCGCGGCCGACGCCGGTGTCGGCGCGGCGACGGCCTACACCTACTTCTCGTCGAAGGAACACCTCGTCGCCGAGGTGTTCTGGCGCCGGCTGGCGTCCTCGCCGCCCGCGGCGCACGACTCCGACGATCCTGCCACGCGGGTGACCGAGGTGCTTCGGCACATCGCGCTGCTGGTGATCGACGAGCCGGAGTTCGCCGGCGCCGTGACCAACGCGCTGCTCGGCCGCGACCCGGATGTCGAGGTGCTGCGGCAGCGCATCGCCGGGGACATCCGCGCGCGGCTGGCGGCGGCGCTCGGCCCGGACGTAGACGACGACGTCATCGAGTCTCTGGAGATGCTCTATTCGGGCGCGCTGGTCCGGGCCGGCATGGGATTCACGTCGTACGACGAGATCGCCGAACGGCTGGAGAAGTCAGCGCGCCTGATGCTGCGCTGA
- the treS gene encoding maltose alpha-D-glucosyltransferase has protein sequence MDASNGGVEHPSAADFGHARVLPEDRTWFKRAVFYEVLVRAFYDSDADGSGDLRGLTERLDYLKWLGVDCIWLPPFYDSPLRDGGYDIRDFYKVLPEFGTVEDFVALLDAAHRRGIRVITDLVMNHTSDTHAWFQESRRDPTGPYGDFYVWSDTSEKYQDARVIFVDTEESNWTFDAVRKQFYWHRFFSHQPDLNYDNPDVQEAMIDVLRFWLDLGIDGFRLDAVPYLFERQGTNCENLPETHAFLKRCRKVIDDEFPGRVLLAEANQWPADVVEYFGDPETGGDECHMAFHFPLMPRIFMAVRRESRFPISEILAQTPPIPDMAQWGIFLRNHDELTLEMVTDEERDYMYAEYAKDPRMKANVGIRRRLAPLLENDRNQTELFTALLLSLPGSPVLYYGDEIGMGDIIWLGDRDGVRTPMQWSADRNAGFSTANPGRLYVPPSQDPVYGYQAVNVEAQRDTTNSLLNWTRTMLAVRRRHDAFAVGSFRELGGSNPSALTYVRELVRDDGEADTVLCVNNLSRFPQPIELNLQHWNGYTPVELTGQVEFPRIGELPYLLTLPGHGFYWFSLRAPVGEEP, from the coding sequence ATGGACGCCTCCAACGGTGGCGTGGAACATCCAAGCGCCGCGGACTTCGGACACGCGCGAGTCCTCCCAGAGGACCGCACTTGGTTCAAACGCGCGGTTTTCTATGAGGTGTTGGTCCGCGCCTTCTACGACTCAGACGCTGACGGCTCAGGGGACCTCCGGGGTCTCACCGAGCGACTCGACTACTTGAAATGGCTTGGTGTCGACTGTATTTGGTTGCCACCGTTCTACGATTCGCCGCTGCGCGACGGCGGCTACGACATCCGCGACTTCTACAAGGTGCTGCCGGAATTCGGCACCGTCGAGGATTTCGTCGCCCTATTGGACGCGGCGCACCGGCGCGGTATCCGCGTCATCACCGACCTGGTGATGAACCACACCTCCGACACCCACGCCTGGTTCCAGGAGTCCCGCCGCGACCCCACCGGGCCCTACGGGGACTTCTACGTCTGGAGTGACACCAGCGAGAAGTACCAGGACGCGCGCGTCATCTTCGTGGACACCGAGGAATCGAACTGGACGTTCGATGCGGTGCGCAAGCAGTTCTACTGGCATCGCTTCTTCTCGCACCAGCCCGACCTGAACTACGACAACCCGGACGTGCAGGAAGCGATGATCGACGTGCTGCGCTTCTGGCTGGACCTGGGCATCGACGGCTTCCGGCTGGACGCCGTGCCGTACCTGTTCGAACGCCAGGGCACCAACTGCGAGAACCTGCCCGAGACGCACGCCTTCCTCAAACGGTGCCGCAAGGTGATCGACGACGAATTCCCGGGCCGGGTCCTGCTGGCCGAGGCCAACCAGTGGCCGGCCGATGTCGTCGAATATTTCGGCGACCCGGAGACCGGCGGCGACGAATGCCACATGGCCTTCCATTTCCCGCTGATGCCAAGGATTTTCATGGCGGTCCGGCGGGAGTCCCGGTTCCCGATCTCGGAGATCCTGGCCCAGACACCACCCATCCCCGACATGGCGCAGTGGGGCATCTTCCTACGTAACCACGACGAGTTGACGTTGGAGATGGTCACCGACGAAGAGCGTGACTACATGTACGCCGAGTACGCCAAGGACCCGCGGATGAAGGCCAACGTCGGCATCCGCCGGCGCCTGGCCCCGCTGCTGGAGAACGACCGCAACCAGACCGAGCTGTTCACCGCGTTGCTGTTGTCGCTGCCCGGTTCGCCGGTGCTGTACTACGGCGACGAGATCGGCATGGGCGACATCATCTGGCTCGGCGATCGCGACGGCGTGCGCACCCCGATGCAGTGGTCGGCTGACCGCAACGCGGGGTTCTCCACCGCGAACCCCGGCCGGCTCTACGTCCCACCGAGCCAGGACCCGGTGTACGGCTACCAGGCGGTGAACGTCGAAGCGCAGCGCGACACCACGAATTCCCTGCTCAACTGGACGCGCACCATGCTCGCGGTGCGACGGCGGCACGACGCGTTCGCCGTCGGGTCCTTCCGGGAACTCGGCGGCTCCAATCCGTCGGCACTCACGTATGTGCGCGAGCTCGTGCGAGATGACGGTGAAGCTGACACTGTTTTGTGCGTCAACAATCTGTCCCGCTTTCCCCAGCCGATCGAGCTGAACCTGCAGCATTGGAACGGCTACACGCCGGTTGAGCTGACCGGCCAGGTCGAGTTCCCCCGCATCGGGGAACTGCCCTACCTGTTGACACTGCCTGGGCACGGTTTCTACTGGTTCTCGTTGCGCGCGCCCGTCGGTGAGGAGCCGTGA
- a CDS encoding ATP-binding cassette domain-containing protein, which produces MSTPAVECDHVTHRYGDFTAVDDLSLTVQVGETMGLLGPNGAGKTTLVRLLTTLTPVQHGQVRIFGLDAGHRTMDIRQNLGYVPQQLSIESALTGRQNVDLFARLYDVPRRERRARVDDALDAMQLLDVADRPAKTFSGGMVRRLELAQALVNRPSLLVLDEPTVGLDPIARDSVWAQVANMQQEFGMTVLLTTHYMEEADALCDRVALMHHGVLQAVGSPTDLKATLGPAATLEDVFRHYAGSDLSGDDDRQTLKDIRAGRRTARRVS; this is translated from the coding sequence ATGAGTACTCCCGCCGTCGAATGCGACCACGTCACGCACCGCTACGGCGATTTCACCGCGGTCGACGACCTGAGCCTCACCGTCCAGGTGGGTGAAACCATGGGACTGCTCGGCCCCAACGGCGCCGGCAAGACCACCCTGGTGCGGCTGCTCACCACCCTGACGCCGGTGCAGCACGGGCAGGTCCGCATCTTCGGGCTCGACGCCGGCCACCGCACCATGGATATCCGCCAGAACCTCGGCTATGTGCCGCAACAACTCTCGATCGAGTCCGCCCTCACCGGACGTCAGAACGTCGACCTGTTCGCGCGCCTCTACGACGTGCCGCGGCGTGAACGCCGAGCACGGGTCGACGATGCACTCGATGCCATGCAGCTCCTCGACGTCGCCGACCGGCCCGCGAAAACCTTCTCGGGCGGCATGGTCCGGCGACTCGAGCTGGCGCAGGCCCTGGTGAACCGGCCGTCGCTGCTGGTCCTCGACGAACCAACCGTCGGCCTGGATCCCATTGCGCGCGACAGCGTCTGGGCCCAGGTGGCGAACATGCAGCAGGAGTTCGGCATGACGGTCCTACTCACCACGCACTACATGGAGGAAGCCGACGCATTGTGCGACCGGGTTGCCCTCATGCACCACGGCGTCCTGCAGGCCGTCGGGTCGCCCACCGATCTGAAGGCGACGCTCGGTCCGGCCGCCACGCTCGAGGACGTGTTCCGGCACTACGCCGGGTCCGACCTGTCCGGGGACGACGACCGCCAGACCCTGAAGGACATCCGCGCCGGAAGGAGGACGGCCCGTCGTGTCAGTTGA
- a CDS encoding TetR/AcrR family transcriptional regulator, which produces MADGEVNSAQSAAQPFRGRLLDGLATSLETRGYRDTTVADIVRNAKTSKRTFYDQFASKQECFVELLRTNNDDLIARIRAAIDPAAEWEQQVRNAVDAYVAHIASRPAITLSWIREAPALGDAALPLNRHAMEQLTDMVVDLSSGAAFQRAGLSPVSRPVALILLGGLRELTALLVEDGRDVADLTEPALTAALAMLGTRSSAQHQAR; this is translated from the coding sequence ATGGCAGACGGCGAGGTCAACTCGGCACAATCGGCGGCACAGCCCTTCCGCGGGCGGCTGCTCGACGGGCTCGCCACCTCCCTGGAGACCCGGGGCTACCGCGACACCACCGTCGCCGACATCGTCCGGAACGCCAAGACCTCCAAGCGCACCTTCTACGACCAGTTCGCCAGCAAGCAAGAGTGCTTCGTCGAGCTGCTGCGCACCAACAACGACGACCTCATTGCCCGGATCCGCGCCGCCATCGATCCCGCCGCCGAGTGGGAGCAGCAGGTGCGCAACGCGGTGGACGCGTACGTCGCGCATATCGCTTCGCGGCCCGCGATCACCCTGAGCTGGATCCGGGAGGCGCCAGCCCTCGGTGACGCCGCGCTACCGCTGAATCGCCATGCCATGGAGCAGCTCACCGACATGGTCGTCGACCTCAGCAGCGGCGCGGCATTTCAGCGCGCCGGTCTGTCCCCCGTCAGCCGGCCGGTGGCCCTGATCCTGCTCGGCGGCCTTCGCGAACTCACGGCGCTGCTCGTCGAGGACGGCCGCGACGTCGCGGACCTCACCGAGCCGGCTCTCACCGCCGCGCTCGCGATGCTGGGCACCCGATCGTCAGCGCAGCATCAGGCGCGCTGA
- a CDS encoding SDR family NAD(P)-dependent oxidoreductase → MKHSIVAVVLDAGTDAGLATAHSLLAEGHRVVVTARQAGPLVRITHGYPADRIYALAADTHDRSQFDQVLALTRARFGRVDMIVDPKLYSSVLMASA, encoded by the coding sequence ATGAAGCACAGCATCGTCGCGGTCGTCCTGGACGCCGGTACCGACGCCGGCCTGGCCACCGCCCACAGCCTGCTGGCCGAGGGACACCGCGTGGTGGTGACGGCCCGGCAGGCCGGCCCGCTCGTCCGCATCACCCACGGCTACCCCGCCGACCGCATCTACGCGCTCGCCGCCGACACTCACGATCGCAGCCAGTTCGACCAGGTGCTGGCCCTGACGCGCGCCCGGTTCGGCCGCGTCGACATGATCGTCGACCCCAAGCTGTATAGCTCGGTCCTCATGGCTTCGGCCTGA